The Lonchura striata isolate bLonStr1 chromosome 6, bLonStr1.mat, whole genome shotgun sequence nucleotide sequence TATGAAAACAGCAGTTTTCCCCTTCAAAATCAAATGATCCTAGCAAAAATGAGAAAGAGGATGTGGTAGAACTACAAGCAATTCACTCTTTAAAAAATGGATTTAGAGTTTGATATTCCCTTACTAGGATCTGAATAGCCTATTCAGATAATATCTGGATATAAATGCTAGATATAATTGCTAGATAGAAATGCTGAGAATGACTAATCAGCAAATTGTACTCTTAGGCTTGCCCAGACACACATTCTAAAAGGAAATTATTGCTATTaaacattttccatttaatGACTTATGTTTTCAGCTCTTGGAGGCTGCTTGacaaatgagaagaaaaaaatcagtaggTAACTGAGAAGTTGGCTCACAAGCAAGCTCAGAAATGGTGCAGGTGAAGTCTTTAGTAGTCATTATGTACCTGGAGATTACCATCATCATTTCCATCAATGTAGCTGAGCTGGCTGTGAAATGATGACTGCTTGTGGCTTCTTCAATTATTGTTTTCaacagcagaaataattttaagccACTATTTTATTATGGGAATTTTGTTCCTTCAATTCTTTCCTATCCACTCTTATCCTTCAAACAGCTACCTCTCTCAATATTTCCTGGCCTAGATTTCAAGAGATCTTTAGAAAGTAGTTAAACTTCTGGATTGCTTTCACTCCTTGAACCCTTGCTTGAACATAGCCACTTGCTTgaactcttttatttttctctttttaagtcATCAAATTTTTGATGAAAGCGCAGAATCCTGACCCTCATGGTAAATattaaaagacaaatattttgcatgcAGAACTGTTTCCCTTACCAAAACACATATGTAGTCACGGCACAAAATAGTTTTTATTCCTACATCTTAGACTGGGATCAGGATATTCAAAACATAACAATCTCTTACATTAAGAAACCTGCTGCTCTGTTGTTCCTTTCTCCACAAGAGGAGCTCAAAAGGTtattcttttttcattattcttaATCCAATTCTTCAGTGGAAATGGATGTTCTTTTTATTGAATCCATTTATTTAATTGCTGCTTCTGGAAAGCTATTTCAGGGCCCACAAGAAGTTAGAAAAGCTtggatattttcctttttattgggTTATAAGGTTTGCTGTGGGGAGGTTGGTGCAGAAGTTGTCTAGAAAACTGGTCTTACTGTTAAACCCATCTCACTTTATGCACTCTGGTACACCAGGGGGACAAAAGGAGCATCCTTCTTCCTCACCTCTGTGGGACAGCTCAGTGTCACACATTTTCAAtggagtatttttttcttggtctGTAATATCTGAGCTCTGTCTGTCACTGGTCACTCTTATGCCATGTTGAGAGCCATGGAAAACCTTTTTATGTGCGCCTTCAAACTCTATTCCTGGAAGCACAGAGCCAATTGGATACAAATAATCTTCTCAAACCCCCCTTGCCTCCCTGGTTATCATCCTTTGTTTGTTGCTTGTGTTTTGGACAGCTGGGCAGGACAGAGCAATATTGTAGTAATAGATGTAACCACCTTGAATGATCCTGGTTTCACCCCTGAGCAGAGAGTGCTGGGGTTTTATTCCTTAGAGGAATTTCCAAGTGTGAGCCCTTAGACTGAGCTGCAGAGCCTTGCTGAGAGATGGCTCTGTTCCCAGAGACTTCCCTGCATGGCCACCCGCTCTGCCTGTCTCTCCCATCGATTTTCCCTCCTGAAAGACAAGCACTGACTGCAGGCCCACTCAGACCGGCGCTGCTGAGGAagcaagggaaaatgaaaggaagaaataagGTTTTGACTCCAGGCACTGAAGGCAAttgtcatattttttttttcctctgacacCCGAGTGGGAGTTGGCTGGGATCTGTCAAGCTTCAAGTTCTCACACATTTAGTAAATATTTAGGGTCTGACTCACCACTGAATCACTCCCGTTATTTTTTTACTCTGTTCAGACAAATGGCTCTGCCACTTAGATAACACCAACCCTCTGAAGTCTTCTTACTTTTCATTTAGCATCTCATGGTCATGTGTGCCTGTCCTCACAATACCACCTTCAGGATGGAGAGATGGCATCAGCCCTGGCTGGCAGAGGGACTTGCAGCCACCCGAGTCCTTTGACATGAAATCCAAAACTGGCCAAAAGCTCCAGCCATCAGCTGGTGAGACCCTGGCTCCTTAGTGCCTGGTGGGTCACACACCAGTTCCTGCTGCTGCGTGGGGGTCATTTTAGTAGCTGCACTGCTTGTATTGCTATACCTGGGAAAGCTTCTGTGGAAATCAAGAAGAGCACAATTCCCCCCAAAGATGACTGTGATCAGTGTTCTGTATGTACAGACCTCTGCTTTCATTGCAGGTGGAAGACAGCATGATGGATGTGTATGATTTCGTGTATGAGGAGGTAAGGAGGAACACCTCCAGCTTCAGAAGTCATGAGCTGACAGCCATCCATGAAGCAGTAAGTTGTCTTTTACCTGCAGGAGAAGACCTTGCCCTGGGCTATCTTCCTGAGGGTTTTGGCAGGCTGGAGCTGACATCTGTGCTCTGTCTCATGAATGCTGCAGTGCCATTTTCCCTCAAGAACTAAGTCCTCCAGTCTGCTGTGGAGTCTGCTGTTCCTTTCTTATTCTTCCTTTCTCAGATCTGACCAACCAGATTATCAACAGGAAGAAAGGGTCTCCTGTCTGAGCATCACTTTGATGCAAGGTCTACAAAGCTTCCACCCTGCAGCTGCCATAGTATTTTCTgtctcagcagctcctgtgacTTGCTCCCTATCTGTGGTATAAGAGTGCAGATATGCACCTGGTCAAGTAGAGAGGAGGGGGCAGGAATTCCACATAGTCCAGCAGTAGTATTTGCACGTGGTTATTCCTATTTATCCTCAAGTTTGTGTCTGAGGAGTACTGGAGGCTACACGGCCTCTTACAGAGCTGGAGACTGCTGTCAGGCTCCCAAAAACCTCTACCTAGGATGCTGTTGGCCTGTGTAGCACAGCAGGTAGGCAAGGGTGGTTACGCAGAGCACAGGGAGGACACTTGCCCCAAAAGCCACAGGAGATGAGTGAGAATGTCCCCCACAGTGAGAAACTCCCAAGTCCCTGCTGAGTAAAGGAGATGCCATTCCCTCGCACAGCAGGGCTTGTTTGAGGAGTGAGTTCATGGCACACACAAGGCTGGATGGGGAGGTCAGATCTGCTCAGCTGTTTCCAGACACCTCCCACACAACTCCTCATatccttctgtgttttcttaaaTCATCATAACAAGTACTTTTCAAAGCTGTTTCTATTTGTGCTTCTCAAAACACAGAAGAGGTCAAATGTTCCTTTTtgcagtggtggtggtggcccTCAGAGCCATGCCCAGGCATGGAAGTGCTTGCTCTCAGGGTTGTGGAGCATCACTCCCAGGGTCCCATTTGACAAGGAGAACCAGGCATAATGCCTGGCTTGACCAGTTGCTTATTTTAGTTGCCACTTGAATTGATGGAGAAGTATTCTTTCtactcctgttttttttttttttttcccttctgccaGAGTTCCAAACTGTCCAGTGCACCACAGCTATAGGAAACCAGCTCCCTGGTGGGTGTTGCTGGGGATCCCCTTGGCCCATACCAATCACTGGAAACATGACTCTGTGGATCCATGGGCTTTCTGGAGCAGCCACTGTGAGCATTAGCATGACCACagaggaagggctcagccccatcTCAGGCAGCAGTCCTGGGGGAGCATGAGCAAGCTTGAGGCCAGATCCATCCACCTCCCCTGAATTTAGCCTGCATTGCTGCAGTTGTTGATTCCTATGTGCTTTGCTCCTTGCCACCCTGGTTGGATagccctgcctggggcagcAAAGGCCCGTTAccagcacctcctgctgcagcagctggtaGCAAGGGGAGAGCAGCTGGCAAACTTCTCCCTCTCTTGCAGTTCCTTTGCTGTGGGAAGCACTCTCCTTTTGGGGACACAACCAGTGTAGAGAACAAGACATGCCCACCCGACCAAGTGCATAATGAAGGACAGGTAAGGGAAAGGATTCTCCCACACCATAGTGTGGTTGTGCCTCTTCTTTCTAGCCATCAAAACCTCACTGGTGCTAAAGTGTTAATGAGAATTGTGCTTTTTGATGGTTTGGGGTTGAAACAGGTTgggatttgttttgttgtttcaaTAACACTGGACACAGTATGGGAGTAGTGTGTTCAGCTCTGGGgtccagcacaggaaggacattaACCTGggtggagcaagtccagaggaggccaccaatATGATCAGAGGGATAGTGCATCTCTCCTACAAGGAATGGCTGAAAGTATTGCTTTTGTTCATCCTGGAAAAGAGGCAACATGGAGGAGACCTAATTGTATAATTctagaaaaggagaaagatggAGGGGGACTTTTTGCAGGAGAATgtaatgacaggacaagggggaatgtcTTGAAACTGACAGTAGTTTTAGATTAAATActacaaaaaaattacttactGTGAAGGTAGTGAGGTACTGGCACAAGTTGCTCAGAGAATTTAGGaactccccatccctggcagtatTTAAGGTCAGATGGAATGGAGCTCTGGGCAATCTGGTCTAgggaaaggtgtccctgcccatggctggggggttggaactggatgggatctttaaggtcctttccaacctaaatcattctatgattctgtgaattagGAGGAAGAGCCCTGGCAGATCAGCAGGTCTCAGACTCACAGATGCAATTTCCTTCACTGCTCTAGAAAGCTTTCAAAATGCTTGTGTTTGCAGCCTGTCACTTCCCTCCAGCTTCCTGTTCATCTCCTGTGCTTGCAGAGAATGTGAGATATCACAGGCATGTATCAGAGCACAAAAAACCCTGTTTGTCTTCTCCACATGACACTAATTTCTGACACTTAAAATGTGTTCCACTTAACAGTAAATGTGGACTTTTATGTAATTCCTTTTTCTCCAGGGCATTAAATAGGTATTAAAATGAGAAGCTCATGAAGCAGGGTGATGATGCCCAGCAGTAGCTTCCTCAAGTACTTTTCATTCTGGCTCTTTCAAGTATCTCAGTGAGGCTGCTGGTGAAGCCACCAGTATTAGACTGTTGTGCACTGAAGCTGCAACTTCATATTCTCTGAGCATATCTATTGTACGATTATGTTTCTTCCACCAGAGTAGATAAAGCCACCAGTGTCAATATATGGCGTTTCTAGGAAAAACAAAGGCACGCCGCTGCAGCGATACAACCACATTATCAGGTGAAGATGTCAAGTGCTAACAGCACATGTGATGCACAGGCGCACATCAGCACGCAGGGGCAGCGTTTCAAAGCACAGCCTCCAGGAATGTCACATCCCAGGGCAGGGTGGAACTCGGCtcaaagagcaggaagggagagcAGAACAAAGCTGGACACCGTATGGGCGACTCATTCCTCCCACTTAGTGGTCTGTTTCCCTCGCTTGGGAGCCGGGGAAGTGAGTGGGAGGATGTGCTACGTCTAACACAGGAAACCGCAGAGTTTGATGGCCACACTACATTCACTTCTGGCTTTGAATGTTCTTTCCTCATTCTGCAAGTCCCTTCATCAACGGCATGCTCTTGCATTTCTGAAATGGCTGTCTTGGCTAACACctcagggatttctgtgagACCATTGGTATGATTAAGGCTAATTATTAATGCTTGCAGCACCTCGCAAAATCAAGCTGTTCATTAGTAACCTTGGGGAGTGCATTTGGCATTGGCGGTGTGCtctgcttttctatctttccatttccttctttctgttttttcaaaaaaagcttttgctttcccaCACTTAAGCACGCATCTCCCACAGTCCAAAGTGCATCATACCAATAAAATTGTAGGTGTGTTGTAGTAACAGAAAAGATACCACAgatgtttgtcttcccaagctgcagcagctgcagaaaaaggGAGAACTGCCTGGCTGTGCAATGCTGCGCCCCTTTTTtgcctccttttctctctgagaCTGTGGAAGTGCTGTTGTGAGGATAAAGCTCCCCACCAAGCTGCTGTTGTGCTGCAAGGGGTATTTGTTTCTCTCTTCCCAGGACTGCCTGCGAGAGATCCAGGACTTTCTGAAGAAGCACATGGACTTTGTCTTCTTGCTCCTGGGCATCACCATTGGCCTCACGGTAACAGTGTCTGTCCTTTCACATTTTGGCCCTGAAAGGCATGATGCAGTGAGGCAAAAGTATACTGAATTAGCCCCCAGAAGCTAGAATTTTGGATAATTTTGGATGCTGGCAGCAGAGAAACAAGCAATGGTGGGCTCCATGGAAATTGGGAAAGGGTCAGGAATCTGGCCAGGTTGATAGGTGGAGGGGTTTTCCTGCAGGAAGAGGCTCTTTGCATGGTTTTTGTGCCCTAACAAGGCATGGCATCTGGGAGTGAGCAGC carries:
- the TSPAN32 gene encoding tetraspanin-32, with protein sequence MTLILAALLSSAAMVRESQCLTAMGFFCFALAFCGLIPAACWRYTHSTEVEDSMMDVYDFVYEEVRRNTSSFRSHELTAIHEAFLCCGKHSPFGDTTSVENKTCPPDQVHNEGQDCLREIQDFLKKHMDFVFLLLGITIGLTVYGMFLTSFLWFSIHFSSNLYRKGKYILRER